In Pectinophora gossypiella chromosome 1, ilPecGoss1.1, whole genome shotgun sequence, one genomic interval encodes:
- the LOC126382115 gene encoding DNA-directed RNA polymerase II subunit RPB1-like isoform X16 gives MTSPNVVWRIYLSFLVIFILNEKSDCKSVTNGHVQTEDVKHRIGSKPDPLSPDEPSIDPQKAYENLVHLLNYEPVTFDETQLKSSTEKNRDEENLKTKEESPVVPNLSRVIRQTSGNSHLYPTLPSYPNYPGYNPSYHPSYPGSSHNSQPPYNPNQGSINNNYPSYNPTNTPYIPSSNSSYPHYPTYDPSQRPPTYNPPHNNTYNPNVINPWSNSNHSNYPSYNPSQRPPTYPSQNNSRPGYPSYHPSQRPPIYPSQNNSRPGYPSYNPNPIPPTYPSQNNSRPGYPSYNPSQRPPTYPSQNNSRPGYPSYNPSQRPPTYPSQNNSRPGYPSYNPSQKPPTYPSQNTSQSNYPHYNPDQNPYNPSQPAYNPSWGNSNNNYPPYNPSQNQPYGSNGQTNSPYGGYGQKNDPNGSHNSFNPLDQTLFNGQSNDDRPPLAPFSPNSPYASPNSNPNKSPHLDPKDFSYPY, from the exons ATGACTTCACCCAATGTAGTGTGGCGTATTTATTTGAGTTTTCTTGTGATTTTTATACTCAATGAGAAAAGTGATTGTAAAAGTGTGACCAATGGACACGTACAAACAGAAGACGTAAAACATAGAATTGGATCGAAGCCTGATCCTCTCTCACCTGATGAGCCATCAATAGATCCGCAGAAAGCTTATGAAAATTTAGTACACCTATTGAACTATGAACCCGTTACATTTGATGAAACTCAACTTAAAAGTTCGACAGAAAAAAATCGTGATGAAGAAAACTTGAAAACAAAAGAAGAATCTCCGGTGGTGCCGAACTTGTCTCGAGTCATCAGACAAACTTCAGGAAATTCTCATTTATACCCAACACTGCCATCATATCCGAACTATCCGGGCTACAACCCATCATACCATCCCAGCTATCCAGGTTCATCTCACAATAGTCAACCACCTTACAATCCAAACCAAGgttctattaataataattatccatCGTACAATCCAACTAATACCCCGTACATACCGTCATCGAACAGTTCTTATCCACACTATCCAACCTATGACCCCAGCCAAAGGCCGCCGACGTACAATCCGCCACACAATAACACGTACAATCCGAATGTAATAAATCCATGGTCTAATAGTAACCATTCTAACTATCCGTCTTATAATCCCAGTCAAAGACCACCTACATATCCATCTCAAAATAATTCTCGACCCGGGTATCCATCATATCATCCAA GTCAAAGACCACCTATTTATCCATCTCAAAACAATTCTCGACCCGGATATCCATCTTATAATCCAAATCCAATACCACCCACATATCCATCTCAAAATAATTCTCGACCCGGGTATCCATCATATAATCCAAGTCAAAGACCAC CTACTTATCCATCTCAAAATAATTCTCGACCCGGATATCCATCATATAATCCAAGTCAAAGACCACCTACTTATCCATCTCAAAACAATTCTCGACCCGGATATCCATCTTACAATCCCAGTCAGAAACCACCTACGTATCCATCTCAAAATACCTCCCAATCTAATTATCCCCATTACAACCCAGACCAAAACCCATACAATCCAAGTCAACCGGCTTATAATCCGTCTTGGGGAAATTCTAATAATAACTATCCACCTTATAATCCAAGTCAAAACCAACCTTATGGTAGTAATGGTCAAACAAATTCTCCATACGGTGGATATGGTCAAAAAAATGACCCTAATGGTTCCCATAACAGTTTTAACCCATTAGATCAAACACTGTTTAATGGTCAGTCTAATGATGACAGGCCTCCACTAGCTCCTTTCAGTCCCAACTCTCCTTATGCATCTCCTAACAGTAATCCCAATAAATCACCACATTTGGATCCTAAAGACTTCTCATATCCGTATTAA
- the LOC126382115 gene encoding DNA-directed RNA polymerase II subunit RPB1-like isoform X4: MTSPNVVWRIYLSFLVIFILNEKSDCKSVTNGHVQTEDVKHRIGSKPDPLSPDEPSIDPQKAYENLVHLLNYEPVTFDETQLKSSTEKNRDEENLKTKEESPVVPNLSRVIRQTSGNSHLYPTLPSYPNYPGYNPSYHPSYPGSSHNSQPPYNPNQGSINNNYPSYNPTNTPYIPSSNSSYPHYPTYDPSQRPPTYNPPHNNTYNPNVINPWSNSNHSNYPSYNPSQRPPTYPSQNNSRPGYPSYHPSQRPPTYPSQNNSRPGYPSYNPGQRPPIYPSQNNSRPGYPSYNPNPIPPTYPSQNNSRPGYPSYNPSQRPPIYPSQNNSRPGYPSYNPNPIPPTYPSQNNSRPGYPSYNPSQRPPTYPSQNNSRPGYPSYNPSQRPPTYPSQNNSRPGYPSYNPSQKPPTYPSQNTSQSNYPHYNPDQNPYNPSQPAYNPSWGNSNNNYPPYNPSQNQPYGSNGQTNSPYGGYGQKNDPNGSHNSFNPLDQTLFNGQSNDDRPPLAPFSPNSPYASPNSNPNKSPHLDPKDFSYPY; encoded by the exons ATGACTTCACCCAATGTAGTGTGGCGTATTTATTTGAGTTTTCTTGTGATTTTTATACTCAATGAGAAAAGTGATTGTAAAAGTGTGACCAATGGACACGTACAAACAGAAGACGTAAAACATAGAATTGGATCGAAGCCTGATCCTCTCTCACCTGATGAGCCATCAATAGATCCGCAGAAAGCTTATGAAAATTTAGTACACCTATTGAACTATGAACCCGTTACATTTGATGAAACTCAACTTAAAAGTTCGACAGAAAAAAATCGTGATGAAGAAAACTTGAAAACAAAAGAAGAATCTCCGGTGGTGCCGAACTTGTCTCGAGTCATCAGACAAACTTCAGGAAATTCTCATTTATACCCAACACTGCCATCATATCCGAACTATCCGGGCTACAACCCATCATACCATCCCAGCTATCCAGGTTCATCTCACAATAGTCAACCACCTTACAATCCAAACCAAGgttctattaataataattatccatCGTACAATCCAACTAATACCCCGTACATACCGTCATCGAACAGTTCTTATCCACACTATCCAACCTATGACCCCAGCCAAAGGCCGCCGACGTACAATCCGCCACACAATAACACGTACAATCCGAATGTAATAAATCCATGGTCTAATAGTAACCATTCTAACTATCCGTCTTATAATCCCAGTCAAAGACCACCTACATATCCATCTCAAAATAATTCTCGACCCGGGTATCCATCATATCATCCAAGTCAAAGACCACCTACTTATCCATCTCAAAACAATTCTCGACCCGGGTATCCGTCATATAATCCAGGTCAAAGACCACCTATTTATCCATCTCAAAACAATTCTCGACCCGGATATCCATCTTATAATCCAAATCCAATACCACCCACATATCCATCTCAAAATAATTCTCGACCCGGGTATCCATCATATAATCCAA GTCAAAGACCACCTATTTATCCATCTCAAAACAATTCTCGACCCGGATATCCATCTTATAATCCAAATCCAATACCACCCACATATCCATCTCAAAATAATTCTCGACCCGGGTATCCATCATATAATCCAAGTCAAAGACCAC CTACTTATCCATCTCAAAATAATTCTCGACCCGGATATCCATCATATAATCCAAGTCAAAGACCACCTACTTATCCATCTCAAAACAATTCTCGACCCGGATATCCATCTTACAATCCCAGTCAGAAACCACCTACGTATCCATCTCAAAATACCTCCCAATCTAATTATCCCCATTACAACCCAGACCAAAACCCATACAATCCAAGTCAACCGGCTTATAATCCGTCTTGGGGAAATTCTAATAATAACTATCCACCTTATAATCCAAGTCAAAACCAACCTTATGGTAGTAATGGTCAAACAAATTCTCCATACGGTGGATATGGTCAAAAAAATGACCCTAATGGTTCCCATAACAGTTTTAACCCATTAGATCAAACACTGTTTAATGGTCAGTCTAATGATGACAGGCCTCCACTAGCTCCTTTCAGTCCCAACTCTCCTTATGCATCTCCTAACAGTAATCCCAATAAATCACCACATTTGGATCCTAAAGACTTCTCATATCCGTATTAA
- the LOC126382115 gene encoding adhesive plaque matrix protein-like isoform X1, producing the protein MTSPNVVWRIYLSFLVIFILNEKSDCKSVTNGHVQTEDVKHRIGSKPDPLSPDEPSIDPQKAYENLVHLLNYEPVTFDETQLKSSTEKNRDEENLKTKEESPVVPNLSRVIRQTSGNSHLYPTLPSYPNYPGYNPSYHPSYPGSSHNSQPPYNPNQGSINNNYPSYNPTNTPYIPSSNSSYPHYPTYDPSQRPPTYNPPHNNTYNPNVINPWSNSNHSNYPSYNPSQRPPTYPSQNNSRPGYPSYHPSQRPPTYPSQNNSRPGYPSYNPGQRPPIYPSQNNSRPGYPSYNPNPIPPTYPSQNNSRPGYPSYNPSQRPPTYPSQNNSRPGYPSYNPGQRPPIYPSQNNSRPGYPSYNPNPIPPTYPSQNNSRPGYPSYNPSQRPPTYPSQNNSRPGYPSYNPSQRPPTYPSQNNSRPGYPSYNPSQKPPTYPSQNTSQSNYPHYNPDQNPYNPSQPAYNPSWGNSNNNYPPYNPSQNQPYGSNGQTNSPYGGYGQKNDPNGSHNSFNPLDQTLFNGQSNDDRPPLAPFSPNSPYASPNSNPNKSPHLDPKDFSYPY; encoded by the exons ATGACTTCACCCAATGTAGTGTGGCGTATTTATTTGAGTTTTCTTGTGATTTTTATACTCAATGAGAAAAGTGATTGTAAAAGTGTGACCAATGGACACGTACAAACAGAAGACGTAAAACATAGAATTGGATCGAAGCCTGATCCTCTCTCACCTGATGAGCCATCAATAGATCCGCAGAAAGCTTATGAAAATTTAGTACACCTATTGAACTATGAACCCGTTACATTTGATGAAACTCAACTTAAAAGTTCGACAGAAAAAAATCGTGATGAAGAAAACTTGAAAACAAAAGAAGAATCTCCGGTGGTGCCGAACTTGTCTCGAGTCATCAGACAAACTTCAGGAAATTCTCATTTATACCCAACACTGCCATCATATCCGAACTATCCGGGCTACAACCCATCATACCATCCCAGCTATCCAGGTTCATCTCACAATAGTCAACCACCTTACAATCCAAACCAAGgttctattaataataattatccatCGTACAATCCAACTAATACCCCGTACATACCGTCATCGAACAGTTCTTATCCACACTATCCAACCTATGACCCCAGCCAAAGGCCGCCGACGTACAATCCGCCACACAATAACACGTACAATCCGAATGTAATAAATCCATGGTCTAATAGTAACCATTCTAACTATCCGTCTTATAATCCCAGTCAAAGACCACCTACATATCCATCTCAAAATAATTCTCGACCCGGGTATCCATCATATCATCCAAGTCAAAGACCACCTACTTATCCATCTCAAAACAATTCTCGACCCGGGTATCCGTCATATAATCCAGGTCAAAGACCACCTATTTATCCATCTCAAAACAATTCTCGACCCGGATATCCATCTTATAATCCAAATCCAATACCACCCACATATCCATCTCAAAATAATTCTCGACCCGGGTATCCATCATATAATCCAAGTCAAAGACCACCTACTTATCCATCTCAAAACAATTCTCGACCCGGGTATCCGTCATATAATCCAGGTCAAAGACCACCTATTTATCCATCTCAAAACAATTCTCGACCCGGATATCCATCTTATAATCCAAATCCAATACCACCCACATATCCATCTCAAAATAATTCTCGACCCGGGTATCCATCATATAATCCAAGTCAAAGACCAC CTACTTATCCATCTCAAAATAATTCTCGACCCGGATATCCATCATATAATCCAAGTCAAAGACCACCTACTTATCCATCTCAAAACAATTCTCGACCCGGATATCCATCTTACAATCCCAGTCAGAAACCACCTACGTATCCATCTCAAAATACCTCCCAATCTAATTATCCCCATTACAACCCAGACCAAAACCCATACAATCCAAGTCAACCGGCTTATAATCCGTCTTGGGGAAATTCTAATAATAACTATCCACCTTATAATCCAAGTCAAAACCAACCTTATGGTAGTAATGGTCAAACAAATTCTCCATACGGTGGATATGGTCAAAAAAATGACCCTAATGGTTCCCATAACAGTTTTAACCCATTAGATCAAACACTGTTTAATGGTCAGTCTAATGATGACAGGCCTCCACTAGCTCCTTTCAGTCCCAACTCTCCTTATGCATCTCCTAACAGTAATCCCAATAAATCACCACATTTGGATCCTAAAGACTTCTCATATCCGTATTAA
- the LOC126382115 gene encoding DNA-directed RNA polymerase II subunit RPB1-like isoform X2 — protein sequence MTSPNVVWRIYLSFLVIFILNEKSDCKSVTNGHVQTEDVKHRIGSKPDPLSPDEPSIDPQKAYENLVHLLNYEPVTFDETQLKSSTEKNRDEENLKTKEESPVVPNLSRVIRQTSGNSHLYPTLPSYPNYPGYNPSYHPSYPGSSHNSQPPYNPNQGSINNNYPSYNPTNTPYIPSSNSSYPHYPTYDPSQRPPTYNPPHNNTYNPNVINPWSNSNHSNYPSYNPSQRPPTYPSQNNSRPGYPSYHPSQRPPTYPSQNNSRPGYPSYNPGQRPPIYPSQNNSRPGYPSYNPNPIPPTYPSQNNSRPGYPSYNPSQRPPTYPSQNNSRPGYPSYNPGQRPPIYPSQNNSRPGYPSYNPNPIPPTYPSQNNSRPGYPSYNPSQRPPTYPSQNNSRPGYPSYNPSQKPPTYPSQNTSQSNYPHYNPDQNPYNPSQPAYNPSWGNSNNNYPPYNPSQNQPYGSNGQTNSPYGGYGQKNDPNGSHNSFNPLDQTLFNGQSNDDRPPLAPFSPNSPYASPNSNPNKSPHLDPKDFSYPY from the exons ATGACTTCACCCAATGTAGTGTGGCGTATTTATTTGAGTTTTCTTGTGATTTTTATACTCAATGAGAAAAGTGATTGTAAAAGTGTGACCAATGGACACGTACAAACAGAAGACGTAAAACATAGAATTGGATCGAAGCCTGATCCTCTCTCACCTGATGAGCCATCAATAGATCCGCAGAAAGCTTATGAAAATTTAGTACACCTATTGAACTATGAACCCGTTACATTTGATGAAACTCAACTTAAAAGTTCGACAGAAAAAAATCGTGATGAAGAAAACTTGAAAACAAAAGAAGAATCTCCGGTGGTGCCGAACTTGTCTCGAGTCATCAGACAAACTTCAGGAAATTCTCATTTATACCCAACACTGCCATCATATCCGAACTATCCGGGCTACAACCCATCATACCATCCCAGCTATCCAGGTTCATCTCACAATAGTCAACCACCTTACAATCCAAACCAAGgttctattaataataattatccatCGTACAATCCAACTAATACCCCGTACATACCGTCATCGAACAGTTCTTATCCACACTATCCAACCTATGACCCCAGCCAAAGGCCGCCGACGTACAATCCGCCACACAATAACACGTACAATCCGAATGTAATAAATCCATGGTCTAATAGTAACCATTCTAACTATCCGTCTTATAATCCCAGTCAAAGACCACCTACATATCCATCTCAAAATAATTCTCGACCCGGGTATCCATCATATCATCCAAGTCAAAGACCACCTACTTATCCATCTCAAAACAATTCTCGACCCGGGTATCCGTCATATAATCCAGGTCAAAGACCACCTATTTATCCATCTCAAAACAATTCTCGACCCGGATATCCATCTTATAATCCAAATCCAATACCACCCACATATCCATCTCAAAATAATTCTCGACCCGGGTATCCATCATATAATCCAAGTCAAAGACCACCTACTTATCCATCTCAAAACAATTCTCGACCCGGGTATCCGTCATATAATCCAGGTCAAAGACCACCTATTTATCCATCTCAAAACAATTCTCGACCCGGATATCCATCTTATAATCCAAATCCAATACCACCCACATATCCATCTCAAAATAATTCTCGACCCGGGTATCCATCATATAATCCAAGTCAAAGACCAC CTACTTATCCATCTCAAAACAATTCTCGACCCGGATATCCATCTTACAATCCCAGTCAGAAACCACCTACGTATCCATCTCAAAATACCTCCCAATCTAATTATCCCCATTACAACCCAGACCAAAACCCATACAATCCAAGTCAACCGGCTTATAATCCGTCTTGGGGAAATTCTAATAATAACTATCCACCTTATAATCCAAGTCAAAACCAACCTTATGGTAGTAATGGTCAAACAAATTCTCCATACGGTGGATATGGTCAAAAAAATGACCCTAATGGTTCCCATAACAGTTTTAACCCATTAGATCAAACACTGTTTAATGGTCAGTCTAATGATGACAGGCCTCCACTAGCTCCTTTCAGTCCCAACTCTCCTTATGCATCTCCTAACAGTAATCCCAATAAATCACCACATTTGGATCCTAAAGACTTCTCATATCCGTATTAA
- the LOC126382115 gene encoding DNA-directed RNA polymerase II subunit RPB1-like isoform X13, protein MTSPNVVWRIYLSFLVIFILNEKSDCKSVTNGHVQTEDVKHRIGSKPDPLSPDEPSIDPQKAYENLVHLLNYEPVTFDETQLKSSTEKNRDEENLKTKEESPVVPNLSRVIRQTSGNSHLYPTLPSYPNYPGYNPSYHPSYPGSSHNSQPPYNPNQGSINNNYPSYNPTNTPYIPSSNSSYPHYPTYDPSQRPPTYNPPHNNTYNPNVINPWSNSNHSNYPSYNPSQRPPTYPSQNNSRPGYPSYHPSQRPPTYPSQNNSRPGYPSYNPGQRPPIYPSQNNSRPGYPSYNPNPIPPTYPSQNNSRPGYPSYNPSQRPPTYPSQNNSRPGYPSYNPSQKPPTYPSQNTSQSNYPHYNPDQNPYNPSQPAYNPSWGNSNNNYPPYNPSQNQPYGSNGQTNSPYGGYGQKNDPNGSHNSFNPLDQTLFNGQSNDDRPPLAPFSPNSPYASPNSNPNKSPHLDPKDFSYPY, encoded by the exons ATGACTTCACCCAATGTAGTGTGGCGTATTTATTTGAGTTTTCTTGTGATTTTTATACTCAATGAGAAAAGTGATTGTAAAAGTGTGACCAATGGACACGTACAAACAGAAGACGTAAAACATAGAATTGGATCGAAGCCTGATCCTCTCTCACCTGATGAGCCATCAATAGATCCGCAGAAAGCTTATGAAAATTTAGTACACCTATTGAACTATGAACCCGTTACATTTGATGAAACTCAACTTAAAAGTTCGACAGAAAAAAATCGTGATGAAGAAAACTTGAAAACAAAAGAAGAATCTCCGGTGGTGCCGAACTTGTCTCGAGTCATCAGACAAACTTCAGGAAATTCTCATTTATACCCAACACTGCCATCATATCCGAACTATCCGGGCTACAACCCATCATACCATCCCAGCTATCCAGGTTCATCTCACAATAGTCAACCACCTTACAATCCAAACCAAGgttctattaataataattatccatCGTACAATCCAACTAATACCCCGTACATACCGTCATCGAACAGTTCTTATCCACACTATCCAACCTATGACCCCAGCCAAAGGCCGCCGACGTACAATCCGCCACACAATAACACGTACAATCCGAATGTAATAAATCCATGGTCTAATAGTAACCATTCTAACTATCCGTCTTATAATCCCAGTCAAAGACCACCTACATATCCATCTCAAAATAATTCTCGACCCGGGTATCCATCATATCATCCAAGTCAAAGACCACCTACTTATCCATCTCAAAACAATTCTCGACCCGGGTATCCGTCATATAATCCAGGTCAAAGACCACCTATTTATCCATCTCAAAACAATTCTCGACCCGGATATCCATCTTATAATCCAAATCCAATACCACCCACATATCCATCTCAAAATAATTCTCGACCCGGGTATCCATCATATAATCCAAGTCAAAGACCAC CTACTTATCCATCTCAAAACAATTCTCGACCCGGATATCCATCTTACAATCCCAGTCAGAAACCACCTACGTATCCATCTCAAAATACCTCCCAATCTAATTATCCCCATTACAACCCAGACCAAAACCCATACAATCCAAGTCAACCGGCTTATAATCCGTCTTGGGGAAATTCTAATAATAACTATCCACCTTATAATCCAAGTCAAAACCAACCTTATGGTAGTAATGGTCAAACAAATTCTCCATACGGTGGATATGGTCAAAAAAATGACCCTAATGGTTCCCATAACAGTTTTAACCCATTAGATCAAACACTGTTTAATGGTCAGTCTAATGATGACAGGCCTCCACTAGCTCCTTTCAGTCCCAACTCTCCTTATGCATCTCCTAACAGTAATCCCAATAAATCACCACATTTGGATCCTAAAGACTTCTCATATCCGTATTAA
- the LOC126382115 gene encoding DNA-directed RNA polymerase II subunit RPB1-like isoform X22: MTSPNVVWRIYLSFLVIFILNEKSDCKSVTNGHVQTEDVKHRIGSKPDPLSPDEPSIDPQKAYENLVHLLNYEPVTFDETQLKSSTEKNRDEENLKTKEESPVVPNLSRVIRQTSGNSHLYPTLPSYPNYPGYNPSYHPSYPGSSHNSQPPYNPNQGSINNNYPSYNPTNTPYIPSSNSSYPHYPTYDPSQRPPTYNPPHNNTYNPNVINPWSNSNHSNYPSYNPSQRPPTYPSQNNSRPGYPSYHPSQRPPTYPSQNNSRPGYPSYNPGQRPPTYPSQNNSRPGYPSYNPSQKPPTYPSQNTSQSNYPHYNPDQNPYNPSQPAYNPSWGNSNNNYPPYNPSQNQPYGSNGQTNSPYGGYGQKNDPNGSHNSFNPLDQTLFNGQSNDDRPPLAPFSPNSPYASPNSNPNKSPHLDPKDFSYPY; encoded by the exons ATGACTTCACCCAATGTAGTGTGGCGTATTTATTTGAGTTTTCTTGTGATTTTTATACTCAATGAGAAAAGTGATTGTAAAAGTGTGACCAATGGACACGTACAAACAGAAGACGTAAAACATAGAATTGGATCGAAGCCTGATCCTCTCTCACCTGATGAGCCATCAATAGATCCGCAGAAAGCTTATGAAAATTTAGTACACCTATTGAACTATGAACCCGTTACATTTGATGAAACTCAACTTAAAAGTTCGACAGAAAAAAATCGTGATGAAGAAAACTTGAAAACAAAAGAAGAATCTCCGGTGGTGCCGAACTTGTCTCGAGTCATCAGACAAACTTCAGGAAATTCTCATTTATACCCAACACTGCCATCATATCCGAACTATCCGGGCTACAACCCATCATACCATCCCAGCTATCCAGGTTCATCTCACAATAGTCAACCACCTTACAATCCAAACCAAGgttctattaataataattatccatCGTACAATCCAACTAATACCCCGTACATACCGTCATCGAACAGTTCTTATCCACACTATCCAACCTATGACCCCAGCCAAAGGCCGCCGACGTACAATCCGCCACACAATAACACGTACAATCCGAATGTAATAAATCCATGGTCTAATAGTAACCATTCTAACTATCCGTCTTATAATCCCAGTCAAAGACCACCTACATATCCATCTCAAAATAATTCTCGACCCGGGTATCCATCATATCATCCAAGTCAAAGACCACCTACTTATCCATCTCAAAACAATTCTCGACCCGGGTATCCGTCATATAATCCAGGTCAAAGACCAC CTACTTATCCATCTCAAAACAATTCTCGACCCGGATATCCATCTTACAATCCCAGTCAGAAACCACCTACGTATCCATCTCAAAATACCTCCCAATCTAATTATCCCCATTACAACCCAGACCAAAACCCATACAATCCAAGTCAACCGGCTTATAATCCGTCTTGGGGAAATTCTAATAATAACTATCCACCTTATAATCCAAGTCAAAACCAACCTTATGGTAGTAATGGTCAAACAAATTCTCCATACGGTGGATATGGTCAAAAAAATGACCCTAATGGTTCCCATAACAGTTTTAACCCATTAGATCAAACACTGTTTAATGGTCAGTCTAATGATGACAGGCCTCCACTAGCTCCTTTCAGTCCCAACTCTCCTTATGCATCTCCTAACAGTAATCCCAATAAATCACCACATTTGGATCCTAAAGACTTCTCATATCCGTATTAA
- the LOC126382115 gene encoding DNA-directed RNA polymerase II subunit RPB1-like isoform X24, with translation MTSPNVVWRIYLSFLVIFILNEKSDCKSVTNGHVQTEDVKHRIGSKPDPLSPDEPSIDPQKAYENLVHLLNYEPVTFDETQLKSSTEKNRDEENLKTKEESPVVPNLSRVIRQTSGNSHLYPTLPSYPNYPGYNPSYHPSYPGSSHNSQPPYNPNQGSINNNYPSYNPTNTPYIPSSNSSYPHYPTYDPSQRPPTYNPPHNNTYNPNVINPWSNSNHSNYPSYNPSQRPPTYPSQNNSRPGYPSYHPSQRPPTYPSQNNSRPGYPSYNPSQKPPTYPSQNTSQSNYPHYNPDQNPYNPSQPAYNPSWGNSNNNYPPYNPSQNQPYGSNGQTNSPYGGYGQKNDPNGSHNSFNPLDQTLFNGQSNDDRPPLAPFSPNSPYASPNSNPNKSPHLDPKDFSYPY, from the exons ATGACTTCACCCAATGTAGTGTGGCGTATTTATTTGAGTTTTCTTGTGATTTTTATACTCAATGAGAAAAGTGATTGTAAAAGTGTGACCAATGGACACGTACAAACAGAAGACGTAAAACATAGAATTGGATCGAAGCCTGATCCTCTCTCACCTGATGAGCCATCAATAGATCCGCAGAAAGCTTATGAAAATTTAGTACACCTATTGAACTATGAACCCGTTACATTTGATGAAACTCAACTTAAAAGTTCGACAGAAAAAAATCGTGATGAAGAAAACTTGAAAACAAAAGAAGAATCTCCGGTGGTGCCGAACTTGTCTCGAGTCATCAGACAAACTTCAGGAAATTCTCATTTATACCCAACACTGCCATCATATCCGAACTATCCGGGCTACAACCCATCATACCATCCCAGCTATCCAGGTTCATCTCACAATAGTCAACCACCTTACAATCCAAACCAAGgttctattaataataattatccatCGTACAATCCAACTAATACCCCGTACATACCGTCATCGAACAGTTCTTATCCACACTATCCAACCTATGACCCCAGCCAAAGGCCGCCGACGTACAATCCGCCACACAATAACACGTACAATCCGAATGTAATAAATCCATGGTCTAATAGTAACCATTCTAACTATCCGTCTTATAATCCCAGTCAAAGACCACCTACATATCCATCTCAAAATAATTCTCGACCCGGGTATCCATCATATCATCCAAGTCAAAGACCAC CTACTTATCCATCTCAAAACAATTCTCGACCCGGATATCCATCTTACAATCCCAGTCAGAAACCACCTACGTATCCATCTCAAAATACCTCCCAATCTAATTATCCCCATTACAACCCAGACCAAAACCCATACAATCCAAGTCAACCGGCTTATAATCCGTCTTGGGGAAATTCTAATAATAACTATCCACCTTATAATCCAAGTCAAAACCAACCTTATGGTAGTAATGGTCAAACAAATTCTCCATACGGTGGATATGGTCAAAAAAATGACCCTAATGGTTCCCATAACAGTTTTAACCCATTAGATCAAACACTGTTTAATGGTCAGTCTAATGATGACAGGCCTCCACTAGCTCCTTTCAGTCCCAACTCTCCTTATGCATCTCCTAACAGTAATCCCAATAAATCACCACATTTGGATCCTAAAGACTTCTCATATCCGTATTAA